ATAAAAATGAGGGATATAGTTATTTTTTAGTAACTGAAAAAATGTCGGGAAAAATGATTGGTCTCGCTGGGCCTTTAATTGAAAACATAAATGGAGAAAAATTTATAGGTGTTGCATATATTCTAAAAAAGGAATTTTGGAATAAAGGATATGCAACAGAATCAGCAAAAGCGTGTATAAGATATGCTTTTAATGAATTAAATGCAAATGAAGTTATAGCGCAAATAAAAACTAATAATATAAGTTCTAGAAATGTAGCTAAAAGATTAAATATGAAGCAAGTAGATAAATATATAAAAATATATGATAAAAAGGAAATGGAGCATTTAATTTATTCTATAAAGCGTG
The nucleotide sequence above comes from Paraclostridium bifermentans. Encoded proteins:
- a CDS encoding GNAT family N-acetyltransferase, producing the protein MENVFLKTDRLLFRKILKGDYKEVASILQDIEVMYAWEKSFSDEEVENWIDENTKRYKNEGYSYFLVTEKMSGKMIGLAGPLIENINGEKFIGVAYILKKEFWNKGYATESAKACIRYAFNELNANEVIAQIKTNNISSRNVAKRLNMKQVDKYIKIYDKKEMEHLIYSIKREDYFELFEGK